The following are from one region of the Advenella mimigardefordensis DPN7 genome:
- a CDS encoding translocation/assembly module TamB domain-containing protein has product MKMKYLRWYLRWKPIVLTLLIGLCAFVFWFMGTNPGSRWLLNTVMSQMGGELTNVRGTLWSGIALDRLLIDTPEIKITGKEAVLKVDWLKLFKRTLRVEQMSVADLDVKLLPLETPEPAPEEAKPFEMPGIPVGIQVDRLDVGDFALLMPDGSGLPVGLSNFSVADLLIIDQHAKGTLKSVHVSHPQSEVDLNGTLEIESIKSPYPMKLDLTAKLATQNQQSPVCLSQFVQIGGVLTGALQQRDCTFDLHTQVAGDLEKLGVALQGSGQGAQVDAKLNLGVMGGGVPLNQADVDLKLGDTSGLQLKLDKKEKAGAGESDRLSGSFASQRLTLKGSGGTADSVLTSDMTFVADVLGLSNLQGLQLKGTVDSESRLQGTPLAADLDIDIDSQGVITQRRIVDGEQMAQAVTDNLKAAAARKAQQEGKTVTTASGEDALQKAQEQAANTDAIQTATTQVDLSRLNIRKADIDLKLGDNSITTSGSFGQQESVLRLGVDAPKLGELAEGVNGTAKFTGTLAGTIAEHALDISGKVNQGDAKTLGKAPLDLSATINGKWHALADGIDGWEGEVAALNLVHAGVRVRERDPLPLLFSPNATGVQNSWAAGPGVLGLTLPGGPEARLKLDKASGNAQGITTAGSFTNLTISDKLMDEIAKMTADSAQLANATANTTANSATAATGDKASRDAAARALAQKTAGSFPDIVFDGNWNIATENGLQGEVNLQRTAGDRFVPLVQKIPLDFETLNIKLNETRQDEKNAVLAIAAQGQGPQSSLDTQLNLAMANVIPLRDGKLQLALTDGAAVQADFETIAGVSEGTDRLTANIGLRALNLQALSAGATPASLLNGTVALVADTLPGKREIADVDVNAKFTQGSTWNNKPLAGSILSKVHLAGIFDQQPEQQQADRSIKPNLDKLQVSDTDVDLTLGNNRITAHGGFGQDASQLYLDVNAPALDNFWPSLPGSALLNAVVDGRVTNHHAQLYGMYAQAPSRALGKAPVVFGLDIQGAWDKVEGGQEGWVGVLDNLNLRHTELRLQQQSPMSLSFLPDDGQHPMQWATTASRFLLDLPEHRSAQIVPGESGGNGNQWQTKGQIKDLVINPQYLMNLQKAFAADNPAAAQAATQAASKALAAAAAENKKTDAADKDGDKRKAANVADKDITLDADWDLAFNQMLTGSVHIERTDGTGVLPFKTPVPLDFDTIALDIEQQKTPEVQDGYVVTASATGEKSHLNADVSLDMATPLLLRDAKADLALRDGALLTLEAMVSPKSGEDGSDRLHARVYAKALPVSKLMADSIPNTLLSTDLTADVDMFSPAAIKSATIKGQFDKGSIWNDKPLAGSVDLAVRDLALGGQGAAGIDLNAFRVPAANLDVVLGSNKIRSKGAFGEADSVLTLDVDAPALSSFWPGLPGSVTVDGTIKGMVAKHALDLKGMFSQGKSTELGKAPVNFHLAADGSWDKNEQGIEGWRGTLSALDVKHAGISVEQDKPWALAFAPAAEGGLPAWEAGPSAINIGLPGKHSIVINQEGTTGSNGKWQTKGSIRRFVLSPAFIRDMQKLADPAAKEAQSANAGIIDRRKGATQEASLVLDFDWDLAFDGALTGKTALKRVSGDFMIPAATPIPLGLSNFLVGANFNKTGATSSTANLNIAFDTQNKGNLKGTGAIAFNGLTPNLNGGSKITLNGNLADISWMGPLTGDMLDLGGAVALNVTAQSRANGQWATSGKISGSKVKIVEIDNGIRLLDGTLEATLRDNQVVINTLRFPSVIRITANEWRTKKWIEDNAPAQNGSLGITGKWNLNTSKGDFRVVFDHYPIIQRSDRFVMISGDVDINAPLPKVDIKGKVTADAGWASVDILGSVPTVDGDVVVLKPGQTKVVKEASPLDLSLDFTVDLGPRFYIVGMGLDSGLVGSLNVIQEKNQLTGVGAFRTRGGAIEAYGQRLQIRRGRITFQGNLANPILDIEALRTGLDVEAGVKVVGTARKPKIDLVSYPDVSEVEKLSWLLMGRGPDSSGSDAALLFSVGSSIVGGGEPFYRKLGLDDIAIRSGNIGESGTILPEKTVASSVNQESSSDLSQQFFMASKKFENGMTVSVEQAMAGTGTVVRGSYRLFRNLSADIKVGTVNGLELIYRRFFRD; this is encoded by the coding sequence ATGAAAATGAAATATTTGCGCTGGTATCTGCGCTGGAAACCCATTGTGCTGACGTTGCTGATCGGGCTCTGCGCTTTTGTATTCTGGTTTATGGGCACCAACCCGGGCAGCCGCTGGCTGCTCAATACGGTGATGAGTCAGATGGGCGGCGAACTCACCAATGTGCGCGGCACCCTATGGAGTGGTATTGCGCTGGATCGGCTGCTGATTGATACCCCCGAGATCAAAATTACCGGCAAGGAAGCGGTGCTGAAAGTAGACTGGCTCAAATTGTTCAAGCGCACCTTGCGTGTTGAGCAGATGAGTGTAGCCGATCTGGACGTCAAGCTGCTGCCGCTGGAAACACCCGAGCCCGCTCCTGAAGAGGCCAAGCCATTCGAAATGCCGGGTATTCCGGTAGGCATACAGGTGGATCGGCTGGATGTGGGCGATTTTGCGCTGCTGATGCCCGATGGGTCCGGTCTGCCGGTGGGGCTGAGCAATTTCAGTGTCGCCGATTTGCTGATCATTGATCAGCACGCCAAAGGCACGCTCAAAAGCGTACACGTCTCGCATCCGCAGTCCGAGGTTGATCTGAACGGTACGCTGGAAATCGAATCCATCAAAAGTCCTTACCCCATGAAGCTGGATCTGACGGCGAAACTGGCGACGCAGAACCAGCAGTCGCCGGTATGCTTGAGCCAGTTCGTGCAGATTGGAGGCGTGCTCACAGGCGCGCTGCAGCAGCGTGATTGCACGTTCGATCTGCATACGCAGGTGGCCGGCGATCTGGAAAAGCTCGGCGTGGCCCTGCAGGGCAGCGGCCAGGGGGCACAGGTAGATGCCAAACTGAATCTGGGCGTGATGGGTGGTGGGGTTCCGCTGAATCAGGCCGATGTGGACCTGAAACTGGGCGACACCTCCGGCCTGCAATTGAAACTGGACAAGAAAGAAAAAGCGGGCGCGGGCGAATCGGATCGTCTGTCGGGCTCTTTTGCCAGCCAGCGGCTGACGCTCAAGGGTAGCGGTGGCACGGCGGATTCAGTCTTAACCAGTGATATGACATTTGTGGCAGACGTGCTGGGCCTGTCCAACCTTCAGGGATTGCAACTGAAAGGTACGGTTGATAGTGAAAGTCGCTTGCAGGGCACACCGCTGGCCGCCGACCTGGATATCGATATTGATTCGCAGGGCGTCATTACGCAGCGCCGGATTGTGGACGGCGAACAAATGGCCCAGGCGGTGACCGATAACCTTAAAGCCGCTGCAGCCCGCAAGGCGCAGCAGGAAGGCAAGACCGTTACCACGGCAAGTGGCGAGGATGCACTGCAGAAGGCGCAGGAACAGGCCGCCAACACAGATGCAATACAGACAGCGACCACTCAGGTGGATCTGAGTCGCCTGAATATTCGCAAGGCCGATATTGATCTGAAGCTGGGTGACAACAGTATCACGACCTCGGGTAGTTTCGGGCAGCAGGAAAGTGTTCTGCGTCTGGGGGTGGATGCGCCGAAACTGGGTGAACTGGCTGAAGGCGTGAATGGTACGGCCAAGTTTACCGGCACACTGGCCGGCACGATTGCCGAGCATGCGCTGGATATCAGCGGCAAGGTGAATCAGGGCGATGCGAAAACGCTGGGCAAGGCGCCGCTGGATCTGTCGGCCACCATCAACGGAAAGTGGCACGCATTGGCCGATGGCATTGATGGCTGGGAAGGCGAAGTGGCTGCATTGAACCTGGTGCATGCCGGGGTGCGCGTGCGCGAGCGCGATCCGCTGCCCTTGTTGTTCAGCCCGAATGCGACCGGCGTGCAAAATAGCTGGGCGGCAGGGCCTGGTGTGCTGGGTCTGACGCTGCCGGGTGGCCCGGAAGCGCGACTCAAGCTGGACAAAGCCAGCGGCAATGCGCAGGGTATAACCACTGCGGGGTCATTCACCAATCTGACCATCAGCGACAAGCTGATGGACGAGATTGCCAAAATGACAGCAGACAGTGCACAGCTAGCCAATGCAACGGCAAACACAACGGCAAACAGTGCCACGGCTGCAACGGGCGACAAGGCTTCGCGCGATGCCGCAGCCCGGGCGCTGGCGCAAAAAACCGCCGGCAGTTTTCCGGATATCGTGTTTGATGGCAACTGGAATATTGCCACGGAAAATGGCCTGCAGGGCGAGGTTAATCTTCAGCGCACGGCAGGCGATCGCTTTGTACCGCTGGTGCAGAAAATCCCGCTGGATTTTGAGACGCTGAACATCAAGCTGAATGAAACGCGGCAGGACGAAAAAAATGCCGTGCTGGCGATTGCAGCGCAGGGGCAGGGGCCACAGTCCAGCCTGGATACCCAGTTGAATCTGGCAATGGCAAATGTGATTCCGTTGCGTGATGGCAAGTTGCAGCTGGCACTGACCGATGGCGCAGCCGTTCAGGCAGACTTTGAGACGATTGCCGGCGTGAGCGAAGGCACCGACAGACTGACGGCCAATATTGGCTTGCGGGCGCTGAATCTGCAGGCCCTCTCGGCAGGCGCCACACCGGCCTCGCTGCTGAACGGCACGGTAGCGCTGGTGGCCGATACGCTGCCCGGCAAGCGTGAGATTGCCGATGTGGATGTGAATGCAAAATTCACCCAGGGCAGTACATGGAACAACAAGCCGCTGGCCGGCAGCATACTCAGCAAGGTTCATCTGGCGGGCATTTTCGATCAGCAGCCGGAGCAGCAGCAGGCCGATCGCAGCATCAAGCCGAATCTGGACAAGCTGCAGGTGAGCGATACCGATGTGGACCTTACGCTGGGTAATAACCGGATTACGGCGCATGGCGGGTTCGGGCAGGATGCCAGTCAGCTGTATCTGGACGTGAACGCACCGGCGCTGGATAATTTCTGGCCTTCTCTGCCGGGCAGTGCGCTGCTTAATGCCGTTGTGGATGGCCGTGTGACCAATCATCATGCGCAACTGTACGGCATGTATGCGCAGGCGCCCAGCCGCGCGCTGGGCAAGGCGCCGGTGGTGTTTGGTCTGGATATTCAGGGTGCCTGGGATAAAGTGGAAGGCGGCCAGGAAGGCTGGGTGGGCGTGCTGGACAATTTGAATTTGCGTCACACCGAATTGCGCTTGCAGCAGCAAAGCCCCATGTCGCTGTCGTTCCTGCCGGACGATGGGCAGCACCCCATGCAGTGGGCCACCACCGCTTCGCGGTTCCTGCTGGATCTGCCCGAGCATCGCAGTGCGCAGATCGTGCCCGGCGAGTCTGGCGGTAATGGCAACCAGTGGCAGACCAAAGGTCAGATCAAGGATCTGGTGATCAATCCGCAATACCTGATGAATCTGCAAAAGGCGTTTGCAGCCGACAACCCGGCAGCCGCGCAGGCGGCCACACAGGCCGCGAGCAAGGCGCTGGCAGCCGCAGCGGCTGAAAACAAAAAGACCGATGCGGCGGACAAGGACGGCGATAAGCGCAAGGCTGCCAACGTGGCCGACAAGGACATCACGCTGGACGCAGACTGGGACCTGGCGTTCAACCAGATGCTGACCGGCTCGGTGCATATTGAACGCACCGACGGCACCGGTGTATTGCCTTTCAAAACCCCGGTACCGCTTGATTTTGACACTATTGCACTTGACATAGAGCAGCAGAAAACGCCCGAGGTGCAGGATGGCTATGTTGTGACGGCCAGCGCCACCGGAGAAAAATCACATCTGAATGCGGATGTGAGCCTGGACATGGCAACCCCGCTGTTGCTGCGCGATGCCAAAGCGGATCTGGCCCTGCGCGATGGTGCCTTGCTGACCCTGGAGGCAATGGTTTCGCCCAAGAGTGGAGAGGATGGATCCGACAGGCTGCACGCGCGGGTTTATGCCAAAGCCCTGCCGGTCAGCAAGCTGATGGCAGACAGTATTCCCAACACCCTGCTCAGTACCGACCTGACGGCCGATGTTGATATGTTTTCGCCCGCGGCCATCAAATCCGCGACGATCAAGGGCCAGTTTGACAAGGGCAGTATCTGGAACGACAAGCCACTGGCCGGGTCTGTAGACCTGGCGGTGCGCGATCTGGCTCTGGGTGGGCAGGGCGCTGCCGGCATCGATTTAAATGCCTTCCGCGTGCCCGCTGCCAATCTCGATGTGGTTCTGGGTAGCAACAAGATACGCAGCAAGGGAGCTTTCGGTGAAGCCGACAGCGTGCTGACGCTGGACGTGGACGCACCTGCCCTGTCTTCCTTCTGGCCGGGACTGCCGGGCAGCGTGACTGTGGACGGGACGATCAAAGGGATGGTTGCCAAACATGCACTGGATCTGAAAGGCATGTTCTCTCAGGGCAAGTCCACGGAGCTGGGCAAGGCACCGGTGAATTTCCATTTGGCCGCCGACGGTTCCTGGGACAAAAATGAGCAGGGGATAGAAGGGTGGCGCGGTACGCTCTCGGCACTGGACGTGAAGCACGCAGGTATCAGTGTTGAGCAGGACAAACCCTGGGCGCTGGCATTTGCGCCCGCAGCAGAGGGTGGCCTGCCGGCCTGGGAAGCGGGGCCATCGGCTATCAATATCGGCCTGCCGGGTAAGCACAGCATTGTGATCAATCAGGAAGGCACCACCGGCAGCAATGGCAAGTGGCAGACCAAGGGTTCGATTCGTCGTTTTGTGCTGAGTCCTGCTTTCATTCGTGATATGCAAAAGCTGGCTGATCCGGCGGCCAAAGAAGCGCAATCGGCCAACGCCGGAATTATTGACCGACGCAAGGGGGCCACACAGGAAGCCTCGCTGGTACTCGATTTCGATTGGGATCTGGCCTTTGATGGTGCGCTCACCGGCAAGACCGCCCTGAAACGGGTAAGCGGCGATTTCATGATTCCGGCGGCTACACCGATTCCGCTGGGGCTGAGCAATTTTCTGGTGGGGGCCAATTTCAACAAAACCGGCGCCACCTCCAGTACGGCTAATCTGAATATTGCCTTCGATACCCAGAACAAAGGTAATCTGAAAGGGACTGGCGCCATTGCGTTCAATGGGCTGACACCGAATCTGAACGGCGGCTCAAAAATCACGCTTAACGGTAACCTGGCCGATATCAGCTGGATGGGACCGTTGACCGGCGATATGCTGGATTTGGGCGGAGCCGTGGCATTGAATGTGACGGCACAGTCCCGCGCCAATGGGCAATGGGCGACCAGCGGCAAGATTTCCGGCTCCAAAGTCAAAATTGTGGAAATCGACAACGGCATCCGCCTGCTCGATGGCACGCTGGAGGCCACCCTGCGCGACAATCAGGTGGTGATCAACACGCTGCGCTTCCCGTCGGTGATTCGCATCACGGCCAATGAGTGGCGCACCAAGAAATGGATTGAGGACAATGCCCCCGCCCAGAACGGCTCGCTGGGTATTACCGGCAAATGGAATCTGAATACCAGCAAGGGTGATTTCCGGGTCGTATTCGATCATTACCCCATCATTCAGCGCTCCGACCGGTTTGTGATGATCAGCGGTGATGTGGACATCAATGCGCCTCTGCCGAAAGTGGATATCAAGGGTAAGGTCACGGCTGATGCCGGCTGGGCCAGTGTGGATATTCTGGGCAGTGTGCCAACGGTCGATGGCGATGTGGTCGTGCTCAAGCCGGGTCAGACCAAGGTGGTCAAGGAAGCGTCGCCGCTGGACCTGAGCCTGGATTTCACTGTCGATCTGGGACCCCGTTTTTATATTGTGGGCATGGGGCTGGACTCCGGCCTGGTCGGTTCGCTGAATGTGATTCAGGAAAAGAACCAGCTGACCGGCGTAGGTGCGTTCCGTACCCGTGGTGGCGCGATCGAAGCCTATGGGCAGCGCCTGCAGATCCGGCGCGGTCGCATTACCTTCCAGGGTAACCTGGCCAATCCGATTCTGGATATCGAAGCCTTGCGCACCGGCCTGGATGTAGAAGCCGGGGTCAAGGTGGTGGGAACGGCCAGAAAGCCGAAGATTGATCTGGTGTCTTATCCTGACGTGAGCGAGGTTGAAAAGCTGTCCTGGCTGCTGATGGGGCGCGGCCCGGATAGCAGTGGCAGCGATGCGGCTCTGCTGTTCTCGGTGGGTTCATCTATCGTGGGTGGGGGCGAGCCGTTCTATCGCAAGCTGGGGCTGGACGATATTGCCATCCGTTCGGGTAATATCGGTGAATCAGGCACCATCCTGCCGGAAAAAACGGTGGCTTCAAGCGTGAATCAGGAATCGTCCAGCGATTTGTCCCAGCAGTTTTTCATGGCCAGCAAGAAGTTTGAAAACGGCATGACGGTCAGTGTCGAACAGGCCATGGCCGGTACCGGCACCGTAGTGCGCGGCAGTTACCGGCTGTTCAGGAACCTGTCGGCCGATATCAAGGTGGGCACCGTAAACGGGCTGGAACTGATCTATCGCCGGTTTTTCAGAGACTGA
- a CDS encoding autotransporter assembly complex protein TamA yields MRLNKACFLTTILLLTGIGQVSAQKPEVIIDPSGLNPEALDAVNKGISAVVRMADDQDSGEADRIRRKGREAVMSALATRGYFAPDVTLEVGEDVGGETWDISIDPGKISKVTSVTNNFTGSIATPRFNDRVSQLRKDWGLPVGKDFLNEQWSNAKSNMLDGVAANDFYLARMTHSQAVVNPEAASVETETTVDSGPAVTLGHTEVVGLRRVPDSLIRRYIKYTPGQRFSQEQLDTWQQQIQSTNFFRGAFVTLKKPPGDEVYAQDAVELPVSVRVNEAPARSLAGSLGIDDSVGPGAEIMYKQNVVFGQPLIMETGAAVNAKLQRAYLDFNLPPNLDGSKDSVGVMFRHSDIQNEDVMRYALGWKRKLEFKLDEASRVDYESNWGVLAAYDSVKREGEDRYRLPSLVATWDFLRRDVDSKYDPREGNLIALGLGAGVTLDKGEPFSRVGLRAQQWWPIGRRDVLTMRGEVGQVFGSSGMRIPDDFGYRTGGARSIRGYKYNAIGKSAGDAVVGDRSLAVVSVEYMRYFDDRFGMGVFIDAGDAAEAFNKMKLHVGYGVGARIKTPAGPLFLDLAYGQRDRSLRLHFSLGVAF; encoded by the coding sequence ATGCGATTGAACAAAGCTTGTTTTCTTACAACGATTTTATTGTTGACCGGTATCGGTCAGGTTTCGGCACAAAAACCGGAAGTGATTATTGATCCCAGCGGGCTGAACCCTGAAGCGCTGGATGCCGTAAACAAGGGTATTTCAGCTGTGGTACGCATGGCCGATGATCAGGACTCGGGCGAGGCCGACCGGATCCGTCGCAAGGGTCGTGAAGCGGTGATGTCTGCGCTGGCCACCCGTGGCTATTTTGCACCCGATGTGACATTGGAAGTGGGTGAAGATGTGGGTGGTGAAACCTGGGATATTTCCATTGATCCCGGCAAGATCTCCAAAGTCACCTCGGTCACGAATAATTTTACCGGCAGTATTGCCACCCCGCGCTTTAACGATCGTGTGTCACAGTTGCGCAAGGATTGGGGCCTGCCGGTAGGCAAGGATTTTCTGAACGAGCAGTGGAGTAACGCCAAGTCCAATATGCTGGATGGCGTGGCGGCCAATGATTTTTATCTGGCCCGCATGACGCATTCGCAGGCCGTGGTCAATCCCGAAGCGGCCAGCGTTGAAACCGAGACCACCGTCGATAGCGGTCCCGCCGTCACGCTGGGGCATACCGAAGTGGTGGGTTTGCGACGGGTGCCCGACAGCCTGATTCGTCGCTATATCAAATACACACCGGGCCAGCGTTTTTCCCAGGAACAGCTGGATACCTGGCAGCAGCAGATTCAGTCTACCAATTTCTTTCGCGGTGCATTTGTGACCCTGAAAAAACCGCCTGGCGATGAAGTCTATGCCCAGGATGCGGTTGAACTGCCGGTATCGGTACGGGTGAATGAGGCGCCGGCGCGTTCACTGGCCGGCTCGCTGGGGATAGACGATTCAGTGGGGCCGGGCGCCGAGATCATGTACAAGCAGAACGTGGTGTTTGGCCAGCCGCTGATTATGGAAACCGGCGCGGCAGTGAACGCCAAGCTGCAGCGCGCCTATCTGGATTTTAATTTGCCGCCGAATCTGGACGGCAGTAAAGATAGCGTCGGTGTGATGTTCCGTCATTCTGATATTCAGAATGAAGATGTGATGCGTTATGCACTGGGCTGGAAGCGCAAGCTGGAGTTCAAGCTGGATGAAGCCAGCCGGGTCGATTATGAATCGAACTGGGGCGTGCTGGCCGCTTACGACTCAGTCAAACGCGAAGGCGAGGACCGTTATCGTCTGCCATCATTGGTGGCCACCTGGGATTTTCTGCGGCGCGATGTTGACAGTAAATATGATCCTCGCGAAGGCAATCTGATTGCCCTGGGTCTGGGCGCCGGTGTGACCCTGGATAAGGGCGAACCCTTCAGCCGGGTTGGACTGCGTGCGCAACAGTGGTGGCCGATAGGCCGGCGCGATGTTCTGACCATGCGTGGCGAAGTGGGGCAGGTGTTTGGTTCCAGTGGTATGCGGATTCCCGATGACTTCGGTTACCGGACCGGCGGTGCGCGTTCCATTCGCGGCTATAAATACAATGCTATCGGTAAAAGTGCGGGCGATGCGGTTGTAGGTGATCGCTCGCTGGCAGTGGTAAGCGTTGAATATATGCGTTACTTTGATGATCGTTTCGGGATGGGCGTGTTTATTGATGCCGGTGATGCGGCAGAGGCGTTCAATAAAATGAAGCTGCATGTGGGCTACGGCGTGGGCGCCAGGATCAAGACGCCGGCCGGTCCGCTTTTTCTGGATCTGGCGTATGGCCAGCGTGATCGCAGCTTGCGGCTACACTTTTCATTGGGAGTGGCATTCTGA
- the apbC gene encoding iron-sulfur cluster carrier protein ApbC, translated as MSLSSKALLEALRSVVDPVAGTPVVPALKESDITLSGTGATVRVEPGYVTSPAVRASLTEQLQAAARQAGAQQLTLQFSDTVKAHAVQSGLKPIASVKNIIAVASGKGGVGKSTTSANLAIALAQSGARVGILDADIYGPSQPLIMGVSGKPVSNDGKTMEPLRAHGITVNSIGFLIDADSPAIWRGPMVTQALEQLLRQTNWPDLDYLIIDMPPGTGDIALTLAQKVPVVGAIIVTTPQDIALLDARKGLRMFEKMNIPILGVVENMAMHICSHCGHAEAIFGEDGGKHMARELNVPWLGALPLAKSIREQTDAGTPTVASDPNSEAAGLYRELARRVAVAVAALPKDMAGRFPSVVVENLKK; from the coding sequence ATGAGTTTGTCGTCAAAAGCCCTTTTGGAGGCGTTACGGTCTGTGGTAGATCCGGTTGCCGGTACGCCGGTGGTGCCGGCGCTGAAGGAGTCCGATATCACACTGTCGGGAACGGGCGCAACGGTGCGTGTCGAGCCAGGCTATGTGACCAGCCCCGCCGTCAGAGCTTCTCTGACCGAACAGTTGCAGGCTGCCGCCAGACAAGCCGGCGCGCAGCAATTGACGCTGCAGTTCAGCGATACGGTAAAGGCACATGCTGTGCAAAGCGGGCTCAAGCCCATTGCGTCGGTTAAAAATATTATTGCTGTGGCTTCGGGCAAGGGTGGCGTCGGCAAAAGCACGACCAGCGCCAACCTGGCGATTGCGCTGGCGCAAAGCGGCGCGCGGGTCGGTATTCTGGATGCCGACATTTATGGCCCCAGCCAGCCGCTGATCATGGGCGTATCGGGCAAGCCGGTGTCCAATGATGGCAAGACCATGGAACCGCTGCGTGCACATGGGATCACTGTCAACTCTATCGGTTTTCTGATCGATGCCGATTCGCCGGCGATCTGGCGCGGCCCCATGGTGACGCAGGCGCTGGAGCAATTGCTGCGCCAGACCAACTGGCCCGATCTTGATTATCTGATTATCGATATGCCGCCGGGCACGGGTGATATTGCACTCACGCTGGCGCAAAAGGTACCGGTGGTCGGCGCCATTATCGTGACCACGCCTCAGGATATTGCGCTACTGGATGCCCGCAAGGGTTTGCGCATGTTCGAAAAAATGAATATTCCGATTCTGGGTGTCGTGGAAAACATGGCAATGCATATTTGTTCGCATTGCGGTCATGCCGAAGCTATTTTTGGTGAGGATGGCGGCAAACACATGGCCCGGGAACTGAACGTGCCATGGCTGGGCGCCTTGCCGCTGGCAAAAAGCATTCGCGAACAGACGGATGCAGGTACGCCTACCGTTGCCAGTGACCCCAATAGCGAAGCCGCGGGGCTTTATCGTGAACTGGCCCGGCGTGTTGCGGTGGCTGTCGCGGCTCTGCCCAAAGATATGGCGGGTCGCTTTCCCTCTGTGGTCGTTGAAAACCTGAAGAAATAA
- a CDS encoding LysR family transcriptional regulator codes for MDRFDAMQLFIRIVELGSFTEAAGALNLPRATATHAIKELEKRLGARLLDRTTRQVAPTLDGQAFYERSKRVLAELEDAETSLSTHVSNPHGTLRLDLHGAHATKIILPRISEFRARYPHIDVVISSGDRLVHLVREGIDCVVRAGQPRDSSLVVRKLADMPQIICASPDYLSRYGTPAHPGELPQHQAIGFFSRGNDSRYPFSVMMDGQETQFEASGWMSVSDAECYTSAALAGCGLIQVPRFRLEAHLRAGRLVQVLADWPCPDLPVCALYPFHRQLSPRVRVFIDWARELYREKFSG; via the coding sequence ATGGACCGCTTCGATGCGATGCAGCTCTTTATTCGAATTGTGGAGCTGGGCAGTTTTACTGAGGCGGCGGGGGCGCTGAATCTGCCGCGGGCAACGGCCACCCATGCTATCAAGGAACTGGAAAAGCGGTTGGGCGCGCGGCTGCTGGATCGCACCACGCGTCAGGTGGCTCCTACGCTGGATGGCCAGGCTTTCTATGAGCGCAGCAAACGGGTGCTGGCCGAACTGGAAGATGCAGAGACCTCACTGAGCACGCATGTGAGTAACCCCCATGGGACGCTGCGGCTGGACCTGCACGGGGCGCATGCGACGAAGATCATCCTGCCGCGCATAAGCGAGTTTCGCGCGCGTTATCCGCATATTGATGTGGTGATCAGCAGCGGTGACCGTCTGGTGCATCTGGTTCGCGAAGGCATCGACTGCGTGGTGCGCGCCGGACAGCCGCGTGATTCGTCGCTGGTAGTCCGAAAACTGGCAGATATGCCGCAGATTATCTGCGCCAGCCCCGACTATTTATCCCGCTACGGGACGCCTGCGCATCCGGGTGAGCTACCGCAGCATCAGGCAATTGGTTTTTTCTCGCGGGGCAATGACAGTCGCTATCCGTTCTCTGTGATGATGGATGGCCAGGAAACGCAGTTCGAAGCCAGCGGCTGGATGTCTGTGAGCGATGCAGAATGTTATACCAGCGCAGCCCTGGCCGGCTGTGGCCTGATTCAGGTGCCGCGTTTCCGGCTGGAAGCACATTTGCGTGCGGGCAGGCTGGTGCAGGTGCTGGCCGACTGGCCATGTCCGGACTTGCCCGTGTGCGCGCTGTATCCGTTTCACCGCCAGTTGTCGCCGCGCGTTCGTGTTTTTATTGACTGGGCTCGCGAGTTGTATCGCGAGAAGTTCAGCGGTTGA
- a CDS encoding SDR family oxidoreductase, translating into MNISKNTGNTVKDFNNTGSSAQPESTTPTAIVTGASRGIGRAIALRLAADGFRVVINYAGNTARAREVVDAIQATGGQAMSVQADISVPEDVARLFTAAQQAYGPISAVVHSAGMLTMAAIAPDNIAAFDRIIQTNLRGAFLVLGQAAAHLQAGGRIIALSTSVIAKSFPQYGPYIAAKAGVEGLVRVLANELRGRNITVNAVAPGPVATELFFEGKSEEQIAQLGKLAPLERLGQPDDIANVVAFLAGSDGGWVNGQVLRANGGFA; encoded by the coding sequence ATGAACATCAGCAAAAATACCGGTAACACTGTCAAGGACTTCAACAACACCGGCTCAAGCGCCCAACCGGAAAGCACTACGCCAACCGCCATCGTGACCGGCGCCTCGCGTGGTATCGGACGCGCCATTGCCCTGCGTCTGGCCGCCGATGGTTTCCGGGTCGTCATCAATTATGCAGGTAACACCGCCAGAGCCCGGGAGGTTGTCGATGCCATCCAGGCCACCGGCGGGCAGGCAATGAGCGTCCAGGCCGATATCTCTGTACCGGAAGACGTAGCGCGTTTATTTACCGCGGCGCAACAAGCGTATGGCCCGATCAGCGCCGTTGTGCATAGTGCTGGCATGCTAACCATGGCCGCGATCGCTCCCGATAATATTGCGGCCTTTGATCGCATCATCCAGACCAATCTGCGCGGCGCATTCCTTGTGCTGGGTCAGGCGGCAGCGCATTTGCAGGCAGGCGGACGCATTATCGCGCTGTCCACCAGCGTCATCGCCAAATCCTTCCCTCAATATGGCCCTTACATCGCAGCCAAGGCAGGCGTCGAGGGCCTGGTGCGCGTACTGGCCAACGAGCTGCGCGGTCGCAACATCACCGTTAATGCAGTGGCACCGGGTCCCGTTGCCACCGAACTGTTTTTTGAAGGCAAAAGTGAAGAGCAGATTGCGCAACTGGGCAAGCTGGCCCCGCTGGAGCGTTTGGGTCAGCCCGATGACATTGCAAACGTGGTTGCGTTTCTCGCAGGCAGCGATGGCGGCTGGGTCAATGGACAGGTGCTGCGCGCCAATGGCGGCTTTGCCTAA